A stretch of Prionailurus bengalensis isolate Pbe53 chromosome E4, Fcat_Pben_1.1_paternal_pri, whole genome shotgun sequence DNA encodes these proteins:
- the RNF2 gene encoding E3 ubiquitin-protein ligase RING2 has protein sequence MSQAVQTNGTQPLSKTWELSLYELQRTPQEAITDGLEIVVSPRSLHSELMCPICLDMLKNTMTTKECLHRFCADCIITALRSGNKECPTCRKKLVSKRSLRPDPNFDALISKIYPSRDEYEAHQERVLARINKHNNQQALSHSIEEGLKIQAMNRLQRGKKQQIENGSGAEDNGDSSHCSNASTHSNQEAGPSNKRTKTSDDSGLELDNNNATVAIDPVMDGASEIELVFRPHPTLMEKDDSAQTRYIKTSGNATVDHLSKYLAVRLALEELRSKGESNQMNLDTASEKQYTIYIATASGQFTVLNGSFSLELVSEKYWKVNKPMELYYAPTKEHK, from the exons ATGTCTCAGGCTGTGCAGACAAACGGAACTCAACCATTAAGCAAAACATGGGAACTCAGTTTATATGAATTACAACGAACACCTCAG GAGGCAATAACAGATGGCTTGGAAATTGTGGTTTCACCCCGAAGTCTACACAGTGAATTAATGTGCCCAATTTGTTTGGATATGTTGAAGAACACCATGACTACAAAGGAGTGTTTACATCGTTTTTGTGCAGACTGCATTATCACAGCCCTCAGAAGTGG CAATAAAGAATGTCCTACCTGTCGGAAAAAGCTAGTTTCTAAAAGATCACTAAGGCCAGACCCAAACTTTGATGCACTCATCAGCAAAATTTATCCAAGTCGTGATGAGTATGAAGCTCATCAAGAGAGGGTATTAGCCAGGATCAACAAGCACAATAATCAGCAAGCACTCAGTCACAGCATTGAGGAAGGACTGAAGATACAGGCCATGAACAG ATTACAGCGAGGCAAGAAACAACAGATTGAAAATGGTAGTGGAGCAGAAGACAATGGTGACAGTTCTCACTGTAGTAATGCATCCACACACAGTAATCAGGAAGCAGGACCTAGTAACAAACGGACCAAAACATCTGATGATTCCGGGCTTGAGCTTGATAATAACAATGCAACAGTGGCAATTGATCCAGTAATGGATGGTGCTAGTGAAATTGAATTAGTATTCAGGCCTCATCCTACACTAATGGAAAAAGATGATAGTGCACAGACAAG atacATAAAGACTTCAGGTAATGCCACTGTTGATCACTTATCCAAGTATCTGGCTGTGAGGTTAGCTTTGGAAGAACTTCGAAGCAAAGGAGAATCAAACCAGATGAACCTTGATACAGCCAGTGAGAAGCAGTATACCATTTACATAGCAACAGCCAGTGGGCAGTTCACT gtattaaatggctctttttctttggaattggTCAGTGAGAAATACTGGAAAGTGAACAAACCCATGGAACTTTATTATGCACCCACAAAGGAGCACAAATGA